The following is a genomic window from Spirochaeta cellobiosiphila DSM 17781.
GTAATTGTCACTTCCTGGATAAATACAGGCCTGACATCACAAAAGAAGAAAAAGCCAAGCTCTATCGAGATAATTTTTCTGCTGATATCTTCTTGAGTGGTATAAATGCCATTACTTTAGAAGGACGGATATTAAATCTCGATGGCAATGGGAGCCGGGTAGCTCCCATTATTTTTGGACCGGACAAAGTATTTCTCATAACTGGTACTAATAAAATTGTTGCTAATGATGAAGAAGCCATTAAGAGAATAAAAGAGATAGCCGCTCCCCTTGATGCTAAGCGCCTGGCAAAGAAAACTCCCTGTGTGAAAACAGGAACATGCAGGGATTGTAAATCCAGTGACAAAATCTGTAATTACTACTCTATCATTCAAGGACAGTTTGATTCTCAAAGGATCAAAGTCTTATTAGTAGAGGGAGAATATGGATTTTAGACAGGGAAGAGAGCTCTATTGAAAGATAAAGTACTACACTCTGATATCCTCAATTTTTCCCAATGGATATCTAGTGACCTTTACCCCCTCTGGTGTATCAGTTTAAGAGCATACTCGGGTAGTGGGTGTATACCGTCCCTTCTCTTCACAAAAAGACTGATTTGCCTATGGTAATGAGTATGATTGAATAACAGATATAAAAAGTCCTTTTTTTACCCGTTTATTTGTGCCCACTGTGATAAAATCCTAGACCAGTTAAAAGTTCAGTAACAACAAGGAGACTGTGGTGTACAACAAGTTCATCAAAGAGGATAACTACAAGACCCTCTCTATTATGCAAGGTATATCATCAAGTGATGCTGATTTTATGAAGCTTGATGTTCTAATCAATCGCATACATGCAAATAGCGAATTCAGTGATCTGGAATATCAAAGTTATGATGAGGATTCTGCTCACTTAAATTTTGTGTACCGAGGGCAGAAGTTTAGCGCTGATATTCTCAGCGAAAAGCCCCAGTTCAATGAAATGCTTATCGTTAAACACGACCTAACTTCTATTGAGCATAAGCGACTGCAAAGTGCAGGCTTAGCCCTGACAGTAAAAATGCTTTTTGGTGAGGACAATCTTATGTCTTTTCACCTACAAGTTAAATTAATCTATACAATGCTTCCTAACATATGTGGAATCGTAGATCATGCTTCCTTTAGTATCTTATCAGGAAGATGGGTTCGTCTAACCTCACAATCTTCCATTCCTCCAGCTCCTAGTTATTTATATCGTATTCATGCTGTAAATGATGAGGATTCTGTTTGGCTTCATACTCATGGTTTGAACCGCTGTGGCAGTATAGAGTTAGAAATCATAGATGCTTTTCTAGAAGATAACTCTTATAGAACCCTTGGTACTTTGATGGAAATTCTAGCGACCAGGGCTATTGATGGTAATCTTAAGACTGAACCAGAAGAGCCTATACCTGTTGGAGCAGGTATTGTAGTCACTTGGAAAAAATGGGAGGAGGCTATCAAAGAGTTTGATGGTTTGGGAACAACTGATAAGGATAGGGATAGTCATAGATATCCTTCAGGTGTGCTCTATCTGTATATGGAAGAGGAAGGAACTAATAAAAAGCTCTTCTTCCACCCTAATCAAGCGGTTAAACACATACAGGATAATCCCCTCTTCTATCTTTCTAACAAAGAAACAAAGCGAATGTCTGATCTGGCCAAAGAACGTCTTGAGTATTTTAAAGCTCATTGTCTGATGGAAGGTAATAAGGGTTTAATTAAAGCGGGCTTACTAGTGGATGAGGAATATCAACAGGAGGATGAGGCTAATAAAGAACATCTGTGGTTTGAGATCACCGACCAAAGTGAAGGCCTGTTTAAAGGAATTCTGCTGAACCAACCTTATCATATTGCCGCTTTAAATGAAGGTGATGAACTTAATATCAAAGTTGACGATATAAGTGACTGGATCATTTATACCCAAGAGGAATCTATAACTCCTGATAGGGTTTACCTCTTGGAGCAGGATAAGGGCGTCCCTCAGAAATTCCTGGAAGACAGAGAGGCTCTTATAGCTCTTCTGGATGATTGGCATGACAAAAACCATCCTGACAAGGTTATTGAAATTTGTTCCCAACTGGAGAATCCTGATTATGAGATTGTCTCCAGCTATGCCAGAGCTTTAAATAACCTGGGGGATTTTCAAGGTGCCATTGATAAGCTTATGGAGGTGGAAGAGGAAGGCCTTAAGGATGCTCGATGGCATTATAAACTGGC
Proteins encoded in this region:
- a CDS encoding Imm51 family immunity protein; protein product: MYNKFIKEDNYKTLSIMQGISSSDADFMKLDVLINRIHANSEFSDLEYQSYDEDSAHLNFVYRGQKFSADILSEKPQFNEMLIVKHDLTSIEHKRLQSAGLALTVKMLFGEDNLMSFHLQVKLIYTMLPNICGIVDHASFSILSGRWVRLTSQSSIPPAPSYLYRIHAVNDEDSVWLHTHGLNRCGSIELEIIDAFLEDNSYRTLGTLMEILATRAIDGNLKTEPEEPIPVGAGIVVTWKKWEEAIKEFDGLGTTDKDRDSHRYPSGVLYLYMEEEGTNKKLFFHPNQAVKHIQDNPLFYLSNKETKRMSDLAKERLEYFKAHCLMEGNKGLIKAGLLVDEEYQQEDEANKEHLWFEITDQSEGLFKGILLNQPYHIAALNEGDELNIKVDDISDWIIYTQEESITPDRVYLLEQDKGVPQKFLEDREALIALLDDWHDKNHPDKVIEICSQLENPDYEIVSSYARALNNLGDFQGAIDKLMEVEEEGLKDARWHYKLAYAYDSLNDHDKCLACLNKALAIDPHYAPIYIQMGFVQDKYGHYQEAYDAIRKGLEVDADQVNYSGDEREYLRECMKDWENKIHHEEQVKLYHSMVERFEQADYTGVISCFEAISDPYYQQAMLTVEAHIHLGAWKAAFRLLKEWEESGKGNSQWHFLIAQVYEGEGLDANAVESRQKAFELKEKEDSYIQVLESDDNISLCFYIEKDKIMAIGKKMGEINDQAYMNGYNWEAFFRYYLVKVDKDLADNIEHDPEAGMYAAYFTPDENGQNRAKRFEAIITDLIENENKLFTLIEVDGDKIEWD
- a CDS encoding lactate utilization protein, which gives rise to MNQLSKALNRNRIGLEYFESPESLLDYLKELFSSDSTIGVGDSKTLEKLGIYDLLRNSNCHFLDKYRPDITKEEKAKLYRDNFSADIFLSGINAITLEGRILNLDGNGSRVAPIIFGPDKVFLITGTNKIVANDEEAIKRIKEIAAPLDAKRLAKKTPCVKTGTCRDCKSSDKICNYYSIIQGQFDSQRIKVLLVEGEYGF